Proteins encoded by one window of Primulina huaijiensis isolate GDHJ02 chromosome 1, ASM1229523v2, whole genome shotgun sequence:
- the LOC140968953 gene encoding rapid alkalinization factor-like, with protein sequence MARSPLIPLILSAVLVAALILRSAEAGSDFSWIPISKPETCRGSIAECMAEGEEFEMDSEVNRRILATTKYISYAALQANSVPCSRRGASYYNCRPGAQANPYTRSCTAATRCRS encoded by the coding sequence ATGGCGCGATCTCCACTTATCCCCCTCATCCTCTCCGCCGTGCTGGTGGCGGCGCTGATTCTCCGATCCGCGGAAGCCGGCAGCGACTTCAGCTGGATACCTATTTCCAAGCCTGAAACCTGCCGAGGATCGATAGCTGAGTGTATGGCCGAAGGTGAAGAGTTCGAAATGGATTCCGAAGTCAACCGGCGCATATTAGCGACCACGAAGTACATTAGCTACGCCGCGCTTCAGGCAAACTCTGTACCGTGCTCAAGGAGAGGCGCGTCGTATTACAACTGCCGCCCGGGTGCCCAAGCCAATCCGTATACTCGGTCGTGCACCGCCGCCACACGGTGCAGGAGTTGA
- the LOC140989375 gene encoding dol-P-Man:Man(5)GlcNAc(2)-PP-Dol alpha-1,3-mannosyltransferase-like has translation MPRQDTAIRSTAAVRRPAIRPESFIQNLLKNPEIPFALVLLITDAILVFLIITYVPYTKIDWDAYMSQVSGFLGGERDYGKLEGDTGPLVYPAGFLYVYSAISFLTGGEVYPAQILFGFLYVVNLGLVLFIYLKTNVLPWWALCLISLSKRVHSIFVLRLFNDCFATTLLHTALVSFIYQKWHLGLIIFSGAVSVKMNVLLYAPPLLVLLLKAMDIFGVVSALSGAALVQILLGLPFILSYPVAYISRAFNLGRIFIHFWSVNFKFVPEPIFVSRRFALFLLAAHLILLAIFAQYRWCRHEGGLSSLIHSRLVQLKLRTAYLSSFSLQQFNNCSTVTALKTEHIVTTMFVGNFIGIVCARSLHYQFYSWYFYSLPYLLWRTTFPTWLRLILFMAVEFCWNIYPSNVYSSLLLLCAHLTILGGLWKASPEHPYMANAKHRLADLENKAS, from the exons ATGCCTAGACAAGACACAGCAATCCGATCGACCGCCGCCGTGAGAAGGCCAGCGATACGGCCGGAGTCCTTCATCCAAAATCTCTTAAAAAACCCTGAAATACCGTTCGCCTTGGTCTTATTAATCACCGATGCAATCCTCGTTTTTCTCATAATCACCTATGTTCCAT ACACAAAGATTGATTGGGACGCGTACATGTCCCAG GTCAGTGGATTTCTTGGAGGAGAAAGAGATTACGGCAAGCTGGAAGGGGATACTGGACCCCTGGTGTATCCTGCTGGATTTCTTTATGTATATTCCGCTATTAGTTTTCTTACTGGAGGGGAAGTCTATCCAGCGCag ATTTTATTTGGCTTTCTGTATGTTGTGAATCTTGGATTGGTCTTGTTCATTTATTTGAAGACCAACGTG CTTCCTTGGTGGGCTCTTTGCTTGATTTCTCTGTCTAAGAGAGTACACTCCATATTTGTACTTCGATTGTTCAATGACTGTTTTGCCACAACACTTCTTCATACTGCACTGGTTTCATTTATTTACCAAAAGTGGCATCttggtttaattattttcag TGGAGCTGTCTCAGTGAAGATGAATGTGCTCCTTTATGCTCCTCCCTTATTAGTACTCTTGCTGAAG GCTATGGATATATTTGGGGTGGTGTCTGCTTTATCCGGTGCGGCACTGGTGCAG ATTCTCTTAGGACTACCTTTCATTTTGTCATATCCAGTTGCATACATCTCGAGAGCCTTTAACCTTGGTCGCATCTTCATCCATTTTTG GTCTGTTAATTTTAAGTTTGTCCCAGAACCTATTTTTGTTAGCAGAAGATTTGCGCTGTTTCTGCTGGCTGCTCATCTCATTCTGCTTGCAATCTTTGCACAGTATAGATGGTGTAG GCATGAAGGAGGTTTGTCTTCTCTCATTCATTCTAGACTTGTTCAACTGAAGCTTAGAACTGCTTATTTGAGTTCTTTTTCACTCCAGCAATTCAATAATTGTTCAACTGTCACGGCTCTTAAAACTGAAC ATATTGTAACAACTATGTTCGTTGGAAATTTCATTGGGATTGTCTGTGCACGGTCTCTTCATTATCAGTTCTACTCTTG GTATTTCTACAGCTTACCATATTTATTGTGGCGAACGACATTTCCCACATGGTTACG TTTAATATTGTTCATGGCAGTGGAATTCTGTTGGAACATCTACCCGTCTAATGTTTACTCATCGTTGTTGCTGCTCTGTGCCCATCTGACTATATTAGGAGGCCTCTGGAAGGCTTCACCTGAACACCCTTACATGGCTAATGCAAAACATAGATTAGCAGATCTTGAAAACAAGGCTAGCTGA